AGCTGTTTATGGAAGTCTTCAACTTCTGCCATAACAATGAGGCTTTCATGATCAGGGAGAACAGGCAGTTATTCGATTATGCAGTGGAATATTTTTACGAGTATGGAAAGGAACCCGGCCTGCGTACATTAAACCAGCACCTTGTAAGCAAAGAAAACGGAGGCAGGCTGAAGGAATACCTTAAGGATCACATTGTAAATGCCGAATACGCCCTGAACCCGGTTGATTATGTAAGGCGCCTCCTTGACGACAACATTAATCACGAAATTAACGACGCCGTTAAGACAACCGGCGGCCCGGGCTTTGACCGCGCAATTGCATTAAATGAATCCATCGGCGGCATAATTACAAAGTACACATCCAATTATTCACGTGTCCTTACAAATGCCGAGGTGGGAAGGAGGGTTTACGAGGACCTGGAAAAGGCTGTAAAAGGCGAGCATTCGGATTACATACCCACAGGATTTAAGACTCTGGATAAGGATATAGTAGGCATTCCCAAAAGGGATCTGACAATAGTTGCAAGCCGGCCCGGAATGGGAAAATCGCAGTTCATGGTTGCGTTATTGAGGAATTTCATTAAGCAGGGCATCAAGTGCGGCATCTTCAGTCTGGAGATGAGTGTGGACAGCCTGTGGCACCGCCTTCTGGCCGCTGAGACGGGCATAAACGCATTAAAGATAGAACGCGGCGATCTTTCAGAAGAGGAGATGAAAAAGATCAAGTCTGCAATTGGAGAGCTCTCCAAGGACAACTATATAATTGACGACAACGGGCACCAGACGCCGGAATCGATTAAAGCGAAAATAAGCCTCTGGAAAGCAAAAAGCAGTCTGGAGGTTGTGATGGTGGACTATCTGACCTTAATCGATTACAACTGCGACGAGAGAAGAAACGACCTTAACATAGGCAAACTGACGAAGAATCTGAGGGCATTTTCCAAGAAAACCGGGATCCCAATAGTATTTTTAAGCCAGTTAAACCGTGCCGTTGAATCGAGGGTTGACAAAAGGCCGCAGATGCAGGACCTCAGGGAGTCGGGCGACATAGAGCAGGATGCCGCCACAGTAATGTTCATCTACAGGCCGAGCTATTACGGGCTTGATTCCTTTAAGGACAGCAAGGAGCGTTACATGACGAAAGAGGGGTTTATGTTAAAGGCGGAGGAGTATGCGGAAATAATAATAAGGAAAGCGCGCAGCGGCATAACAGGTGCTCATCCCATGAGGTGCGTACTAAGCCTTCAGAGGTTTGAAGAAGTCACCCCCGCATTTGCAAGCACAGACCTCAGCAGCAATTACGGACAATAAAACAATTGAAGTTCAGAAAGCCACTTAAATCATAGATTATGGAATCATACCGCCTGTCTCTGGCGGATGTTGGCAGGTAAAAGATAAGTTGAAAACTTGTTTTTTTGCTTTTATGCTGTTAGCTTATGTTTATAAATCTTCGTATTTATGGAAAACCAAATAAAACGGTAAAAATGGAAAAGACCTCTTTTGAAATATTAGACGACATTGTAAAAAGGATTGTTGAAACAAGCAGACCTTCCAAAGTCATTTTATTTGGTTCAGCTGCCAGGGGTAATATGACAGAGAACAGCGACTTTGATCTTCTGGTGATAATGAAGAACGGCATTCACAGGCGCAGAACGGCACAGCAGATCTACAGGGATATATCAGACATCGGCTTTGCAAGTGACATACTAGTTGTTACCGAGGAGGATTTAGAGCTCTACGGGGAAGATGAGGCGAGTATAATTAAACCTGCACTAAAAGAAGGCAAAATTCTCTATGCCTCCTGATAACATTTCCACAGCAAAAAACTGGCTTAAAAGGGCAAAGAGCAACCTGATCAGGTCAATGATGCCCAAACCTGAAGACGTGTTTTGGGAAGATCTCTGTTATGATGCCCAGCAATGTGTGGAGAAGTCCTTAAAGGCATTTCTATTATTTCATCAGATTAAATTCAGATATGTCCATGATATTGGCGAACTGTTAAAGACACTCAGTACAAATGGAGTCACATATCCTGATGAGTTTAAGGATGCAGTGACATTAACTGATTATGCCGTGGAGACAAGGTATCCTGTAATATCAGAACCTGTATCGGAAGAGGAATACAAAGAAGCAGTCCAAATTGCAGGAATGGTATATAACTGGATTGAAACTGAAATTGACAGGCAGTATAAGCTTAGACTATAGGGAGACTTCTCATGTCCGTTTTTCGCTTTTTGTACATTCCATAAATAGAACTGACCCTTTCATAAAAAAAATTGAAATAATTTTCCGAAAACGCTCTTTGTCACCATTTATATAAGTGTAGGGATAATTATTTTTGTGGTTATTCCCGGCTGATACGAGCATAAGACTTAATATGATCCTTGCCTCTGAGGAGCACATACTAAGCCTTGAGAATGGTAAAAAGCGCTTTATGGATGAGGTTACATCCTTATCCCGGGCTTTTGCAATTGCCATACCTCATGACGATGCAGAAGTAATTGAAGAGCTGATAAGGCTGGGTAAAGAAATCCAGAAGATGGATAAAGAGCCCAAGGAGATGGGGATGTCGGGCTATGAGTACGCTTTATAGAGGATAATGAAAGCGCGCGTGAGCTGATGCAGAAGGACAAACTCCGTGAGCTTGCAGTAGTATTATACGAAAAAGTGAAGCAGAATGCCTCCATAGACTGGACGTTAAAGGAAAGCGTAAAGGCAAAATTAAAAATCGTTGTAAAGAGGACCTTAAGGCAGTACGGCTACCCGCCCGACATGGAAAAGCTGGCAACAGAAACCGTCTTAAAGCAGGCAGAGCTGATTGCCGATGAGCTGACGAAATAAATTACTGAATATCCTCCGGAATACCTTATAATATAGTAGTCCATAATTTCTGAAAACAATATTTACTATCCTTTTTTTGATAACTGCAGCGGAACTGCATTCGCAGGTTATTCTTGATTCTGCATATGCTCATAAATCTTCAGATCAGCTGAAGGAAATATTTGACAGGTGGGCTGATCAGTCAAAACCTGTTAGTGAAAATGAGTTGAAACTAAAACGCAATCACGAAAAGTATGCTTATGAAATCTTTGAGGATTTTTATACTCCCAAATCGATTTCAAGGGTTGGCCATTCAGAATTCGGGGATTCTGTATACAATGATATAGAATATGCTTTTGTACAGAATGAAGTAATTATTGAGATTTATAATAAGCTTATTCTGGATAATTATAGTTCTTTGGACTACTCCAAGCCGTTAAGCGAATATAAATTGGTAGATTTCAGGCCCAGGGTTAAAGTCCCGAATTCAAAGATCATTTATTTGGATGAATTTACTAAATCATCTATTAATGATTTTTTGAAAAGTAACTTTACTCCAATGGGGGAGAATAATCTTATGGACCCTGCTGCTGCAGAGGGTGAGAGCCAAGAGCGTTTGGAATTCATTAATCAATATGCCAGAATATATCCCGGCCATTGGGGTAATTTCTGGAAAATCGAGACATGCCCGACAGTATCTATTAGATTTAACAAAACATTTACCAAAGCCGCAGTGGACTTCCGCTTGTTTTATCAGGGCGGATCAGCTCTATATTTACGTAAAAATAATAAATGGAAGTTTAAGAAGTCATCACTCATCTGGATTGAATAAACTGATATAGCGTCTGTCAGAGAAAGCGGGCTTTAGCAGGGGAATCTTATCTTTGGATTTCAATTGTTGCCCACATTTTATTTAGCCGCAGTATCCCTGTATGACCACCCGCATTTTTCACATTTTATGTTATCAGCTTTTATTTAACTACCGCACATAATGCAGACGGTTGCCTCCGAAAGATCATCTTCATAATTCTCTTCCAGGGGAATTCACTCCTTTTTTTCTTTAGGCTCGGGAGGTAATCCAAGGCTTATCTCATGCATCCTGGTACTAAGCACTTTTATCTCACCATCAAATATTCTGAACTTTACTGCGAAATAATATCCATCGTTTTCAAACACATTATCTGTTATGTGAAGCGCCGTGCAATATAAATTTTTCTTTTTATCGAATACAGGTCTTAGCATTCTTACAAGATAATAATTAAATTCACTGCTGTTCTTATACTCCCTGAATGTAGCACTGGTAATGTTTTTCTCAGGTATTTTATAATAAGGCTCCATTTTTTTATAAACATCATCCCATTTAGGGAGTGTATCAATCAGGATAAATTTTGATGATTGTTTTGCAAATACCTTATCTCCGAACAGGTTATCTTTTTTGCTGGAAGTGTCAGATATTACTAACCATTCAAGTGCCTGCCGGATAGTGGCCTTAAAATTATAATCGGTAAGGATGAAAAATGTTTTTGTGGAGTCAAATTGGTAAAATTTACCCTCAAAATCCTTTGCCTGCAATGAAGCCTGTTTATGAACAGCCTTAAAAATTGGGGACATATCCAAAGGCTCGCTATTTTTTTTAGCACATGAAGCAAAAATGATTGATATGCATATTGCAGCAACTGATACAATCCGATTGGCC
This region of Ignavibacteria bacterium genomic DNA includes:
- a CDS encoding HEPN domain-containing protein, which encodes MPPDNISTAKNWLKRAKSNLIRSMMPKPEDVFWEDLCYDAQQCVEKSLKAFLLFHQIKFRYVHDIGELLKTLSTNGVTYPDEFKDAVTLTDYAVETRYPVISEPVSEEEYKEAVQIAGMVYNWIETEIDRQYKLRL
- a CDS encoding nucleotidyltransferase domain-containing protein, which produces MEKTSFEILDDIVKRIVETSRPSKVILFGSAARGNMTENSDFDLLVIMKNGIHRRRTAQQIYRDISDIGFASDILVVTEEDLELYGEDEASIIKPALKEGKILYAS